The Niastella koreensis GR20-10 genome includes a window with the following:
- a CDS encoding glycoside hydrolase family 31 protein, which translates to MRKYLFIIGLFLTGKNFGQVQPAGNVTAVKVKGQQLLFTMQYAVGEVTVYSPTVVRVRLGEHALGRDFSYAVVNGPATTHVAVNQTPEAVTLLTDSLKVVIARKPFHVAFYTLDGRVINEDEQGLNTSWINSFVTTYKHLQEGERFIGLGEKTGGLNKRGSAYTNWNSDNFGYRTDKDPLYATFPFYIGIHHGLRYGIFLDNSWQTDFNFGASNNRFSSFGAHGGEMNYYFIAGAHVADIITAYTGLTGRMKMPPLWSLGYQQNRYSYYPETEVMRIAQTLREKKIPADGITLDIHYMDKYKVFTWDKQRFPDPAAMSAKLAQLGIKLTVIVDPGIKQEEGYGVYERGKKAGAFIKYPDSTDYTGQVWPGWCAFPDFTGVKGRAWWEKEISKYAGDGISGIWNDMNEISTWGQKMPDNVLFNNEGESATHLQMHNVYALNMARASFEGYKQALNRRPFILTRSGYAGLQRYSAIWTGDNRAEEDHMLLGVRLLYNLGLAGVPFTGMDVGGFTGGASVPLYVRWMQVGSFNPYMRNHTAVNTKSSEPWSYGEQALEIVRNYISLRYRLLPYAYSNFYEATQNGLPLMRTLALDYTDDAAIYRSAFENQYMYGRAFMVAPFTGAEGFGNIYFPAGSWYDLYTDQLIKGGQELALPLTMSKLPVYVKAGSIVPMQSLVQHTGEKPSDTLVLHVYAGGSGSQFMYYEDDGSSYNYEKGDYYRRRITYDPASRQIVLGKVEGAYVSEFKYTKLALHGFGEGELTIGGKKAGSEMEALLAPVSKFDPQGEANEPEGHTIRTVTVSNGQEEMILKY; encoded by the coding sequence ATGAGAAAATATCTTTTTATTATTGGTTTGTTTTTGACAGGCAAAAATTTTGGACAGGTTCAGCCCGCCGGCAACGTTACTGCTGTTAAAGTAAAAGGACAGCAATTGCTGTTCACTATGCAATACGCCGTTGGGGAAGTAACCGTATATAGCCCAACGGTAGTGCGGGTACGGCTCGGTGAGCATGCACTGGGCAGAGATTTTTCTTATGCGGTGGTGAATGGGCCTGCAACAACGCATGTGGCCGTTAACCAAACGCCCGAAGCGGTCACCTTGTTAACTGATTCACTGAAGGTGGTGATTGCCCGGAAACCCTTTCATGTGGCGTTCTATACTTTAGACGGACGGGTTATCAATGAAGACGAGCAGGGACTCAATACCTCCTGGATCAACTCGTTTGTAACCACCTACAAACACCTGCAGGAAGGGGAGCGGTTTATAGGCTTGGGTGAAAAAACGGGTGGGCTGAACAAGCGGGGAAGTGCGTATACCAACTGGAACTCCGATAACTTCGGCTACCGTACCGACAAAGATCCCTTGTATGCCACCTTTCCTTTTTACATCGGCATTCATCATGGGTTGCGTTACGGCATCTTTTTAGACAATAGCTGGCAAACCGATTTCAACTTCGGCGCCAGCAACAACCGGTTTTCTTCATTCGGTGCACATGGCGGCGAAATGAACTATTACTTTATTGCGGGCGCCCATGTAGCCGATATTATCACGGCTTATACAGGATTAACAGGACGGATGAAAATGCCGCCCTTGTGGAGTTTGGGTTACCAGCAAAACCGCTACTCGTATTATCCTGAAACAGAGGTAATGCGCATTGCGCAAACCTTACGGGAGAAAAAGATACCTGCCGACGGTATTACGCTCGACATCCATTACATGGATAAATACAAGGTGTTTACGTGGGACAAACAGCGCTTTCCCGATCCGGCAGCCATGAGTGCAAAACTGGCGCAGCTGGGTATTAAACTAACGGTGATCGTTGATCCCGGCATAAAGCAGGAGGAAGGATATGGCGTGTATGAGCGGGGTAAAAAAGCAGGCGCCTTTATAAAATACCCTGACAGTACCGATTATACGGGACAGGTATGGCCCGGCTGGTGTGCCTTTCCTGATTTTACCGGCGTAAAAGGACGCGCCTGGTGGGAAAAGGAGATCAGTAAATATGCCGGTGACGGCATCAGCGGCATCTGGAATGATATGAACGAGATCAGTACCTGGGGGCAGAAGATGCCGGACAATGTTTTATTTAACAACGAAGGAGAGTCCGCCACCCATTTGCAAATGCACAATGTGTATGCGTTGAATATGGCCCGGGCGAGTTTTGAAGGCTATAAACAGGCATTGAACCGCCGTCCTTTTATTTTGACACGCAGCGGATATGCCGGTCTGCAGCGCTACAGCGCCATTTGGACGGGCGATAACCGGGCGGAAGAAGATCACATGCTGTTGGGTGTTCGGTTATTGTATAACCTGGGGCTGGCCGGTGTGCCTTTTACCGGAATGGATGTGGGTGGTTTTACCGGCGGTGCATCTGTACCGTTATATGTGCGCTGGATGCAGGTAGGTTCATTCAATCCATATATGCGAAACCATACCGCGGTGAATACCAAATCCAGCGAACCCTGGTCGTATGGCGAGCAGGCTTTGGAGATAGTGAGGAACTATATTTCGCTTCGCTACCGCTTGCTGCCCTATGCCTATTCAAACTTTTACGAAGCCACGCAAAACGGATTGCCATTGATGCGAACCCTGGCGTTGGACTATACTGATGATGCCGCGATTTATCGTTCCGCTTTCGAGAACCAGTATATGTATGGGCGCGCCTTTATGGTAGCGCCATTTACCGGGGCGGAAGGCTTTGGGAACATTTATTTCCCTGCCGGGAGCTGGTACGATCTGTATACCGATCAGCTGATAAAAGGTGGTCAGGAATTAGCATTACCACTTACGATGTCGAAACTGCCGGTGTATGTGAAAGCAGGCAGCATTGTGCCCATGCAATCCCTGGTACAGCATACCGGGGAAAAACCTTCCGATACGCTGGTGCTGCATGTGTATGCAGGAGGTTCGGGTAGCCAGTTCATGTACTATGAAGATGATGGCTCGAGTTATAATTATGAGAAGGGCGACTACTATCGCCGCCGTATTACGTATGATCCTGCTTCGCGGCAGATTGTACTGGGGAAAGTAGAAGGTGCTTATGTATCTGAATTCAAATACACAAAGCTGGCATTGCATGGTTTTGGTGAGGGCGAATTGACAATAGGAGGGAAGAAGGCCGGCAGTGAAATGGAGGCATTGCTGGCGCCGGTATCTAAATTTGATCCGCAGGGCGAGGCAAATGAACCCGAAGGACATACGATAAGAACAGTAACGGTGAGCAATGGGCAGGAGGAAATGATTCTTAAGTACTGA
- a CDS encoding TRAFs-binding domain-containing protein, giving the protein MSKPVCFIIMSYGKKSYIPKNSKDGAPRIMDYDLIYDELIVPAVTDADMEPVRADHEAIGGIIHKPMFERILLSEYVLADLTGLNANVFYELGIRHAYRPYTTVNIYAKDSVLPFDTNALRTLPYDPENPEEDKIKGTITRFLIEAKDDKLIDSPVFQLVNGLRFQNSIAHEKTEIFRNQVVYNRNIAQKLAEARALPPCERVDAIDAVALSLILKNEETGVLIDIMLSYRAVSAWQKMIEFIEHMPVHVRNTILVQEQYGLALNRDKKRQKAKDVLNKLIENPPPSSETFGILGRVFKDEFTEAFERNDELGAESALDMAIQTYRKGFEADWRDFYPGVNLVTLLEISGQTEEVARIMPVVEFSTLQKLKRQDKQADYWDYATLVELEVIKKNQEKAKHYLIKALSCKIEQAWMFDTTIKNIQLLATFRSRRNEPVDTENYVIGLLQVQKRIFEEKTKKVCE; this is encoded by the coding sequence ATGAGCAAGCCAGTATGCTTTATCATAATGTCTTACGGTAAAAAAAGTTATATCCCTAAAAACAGCAAGGATGGGGCGCCCAGGATAATGGATTATGACCTCATCTACGACGAACTTATTGTGCCTGCCGTAACAGATGCCGACATGGAACCCGTGCGTGCTGACCATGAGGCTATCGGCGGCATCATACACAAACCTATGTTTGAGCGTATTTTGTTGTCTGAATATGTGTTGGCGGATCTTACCGGCTTAAACGCCAATGTTTTTTATGAGCTGGGCATTCGCCATGCTTACCGTCCATATACCACTGTAAATATTTATGCAAAAGATTCCGTGCTGCCATTTGATACCAATGCGCTTCGCACATTGCCTTATGATCCCGAAAACCCGGAAGAGGATAAAATAAAGGGAACCATTACAAGGTTCCTGATCGAAGCCAAAGATGATAAATTAATTGATAGTCCTGTTTTTCAGTTGGTAAACGGGCTCCGCTTTCAAAACAGTATTGCGCACGAAAAAACAGAGATCTTCAGAAACCAGGTTGTTTATAATAGAAACATTGCACAAAAACTGGCGGAGGCCAGGGCGCTCCCTCCATGTGAACGGGTTGATGCTATTGATGCTGTTGCCCTCTCGCTTATCCTGAAGAATGAAGAAACCGGCGTGTTGATTGATATCATGCTTTCCTATCGTGCAGTAAGTGCGTGGCAAAAAATGATAGAATTTATTGAGCATATGCCTGTTCATGTTCGAAATACAATTTTGGTACAGGAGCAATATGGGTTGGCGCTAAACAGAGATAAAAAGCGCCAGAAAGCAAAAGATGTCCTTAATAAGCTCATTGAAAACCCTCCCCCAAGTAGTGAAACGTTTGGCATACTTGGACGTGTATTTAAGGATGAGTTTACGGAGGCTTTTGAGCGAAATGATGAATTGGGTGCGGAAAGCGCGCTTGATATGGCTATACAAACTTACCGTAAGGGATTTGAAGCTGACTGGAGAGATTTTTATCCGGGGGTTAACCTGGTTACGTTACTTGAAATATCGGGGCAAACAGAGGAAGTGGCCAGGATAATGCCGGTGGTTGAATTTTCTACCCTGCAAAAATTAAAACGCCAGGATAAACAGGCAGATTATTGGGATTATGCAACATTGGTTGAACTGGAGGTTATAAAAAAGAATCAGGAAAAAGCGAAGCATTATTTAATCAAGGCGTTGTCCTGCAAAATAGAGCAAGCCTGGATGTTTGACACCACGATAAAAAACATTCAATTGCTTGCAACATTTCGCTCAAGGAGAAACGAACCTGTTGATACAGAAAACTATGTAATTGGTTTATTGCAGGTACAAAAAAGAATATTTGAGGAAAAGACGAAAAAGGTATGTGAGTGA
- a CDS encoding alpha-amylase family glycosyl hydrolase — protein sequence MNWIFYSALLCLMAGSAASCNKNSGLTTATQPATADVPAGASDGVTFTKNGTSAIFNLYAPGKNTVAVIGEFNNWKPTAMTQSTDGNRWWVQVDNLDPAKEYAYQYLLDDTLKVADPYTHKILDPDNDAAIPSGVYPALKAYPSGTAAKGMVSVMQANPAAYTWKVGSFTRPDPKNLVVYELLVRDFVATHSYATLTDTLNYLATLGVNAIELLPVNEFEGNDSWGYNTNFLFALDKYYGTPNSYKAFIDACHARGIAVIQDIVLEDQFGSSPMVRMYATASGSPSAKNPWFNETNRHPYAVGYQLNHESAATVAYTEYVLKYWMQEYHIDGFRFDQSKGFTQTNSGNDAAWSAYDAGRVAIWTKYIKYMQSLDAGFYIILEHFAADQEEAALAGLGAIMWNNLNGNANQATMSYNDAGGSWDLKRMFYDSHGFTTPYNLMTYIESHDEERLQYKNEQYGNYSGSYRIKDLATGLARQQLIAAFEMAAPGPKMLWQFGELGYDVSIDYNGRTGSKPIYWNYAKDASRLALYNTYAKLINLKKKNSVFTATNYSYKLDGAVKTISLTGSDGTSVMVVGNFDVVAQTPAIAFPLTGTWYDDLSGGTVSVTATPYTITLAPGEYHIYSNTMLKQ from the coding sequence GTGAACTGGATCTTTTACAGCGCACTGCTTTGCCTTATGGCAGGCAGTGCTGCTTCCTGCAATAAAAACTCCGGGCTCACCACGGCCACGCAGCCTGCTACCGCAGACGTGCCTGCGGGGGCATCGGATGGAGTAACCTTTACTAAAAATGGCACTTCTGCCATTTTCAATTTGTATGCACCGGGTAAGAACACGGTGGCGGTGATTGGCGAATTCAATAACTGGAAGCCCACTGCCATGACGCAATCAACCGACGGCAATCGCTGGTGGGTGCAGGTTGATAATCTTGACCCGGCCAAAGAATATGCCTATCAATACCTGCTAGACGATACGCTGAAAGTAGCCGATCCTTATACCCACAAGATCCTGGACCCTGATAACGATGCTGCGATTCCATCCGGCGTATATCCTGCCCTGAAAGCTTATCCTTCCGGTACGGCGGCAAAAGGTATGGTGAGTGTAATGCAGGCAAACCCTGCTGCCTATACCTGGAAGGTGGGTTCATTTACCCGGCCCGATCCTAAAAACCTGGTAGTGTATGAACTGCTGGTGCGTGATTTTGTAGCTACCCACAGCTATGCCACACTTACCGATACACTGAATTACCTGGCCACCCTGGGTGTGAATGCAATAGAGTTGCTGCCGGTGAATGAATTCGAAGGCAATGACTCATGGGGGTATAACACCAACTTTCTGTTCGCCCTGGATAAATACTACGGTACGCCCAATTCATATAAAGCTTTTATCGATGCCTGTCATGCCAGGGGCATAGCCGTGATCCAGGACATAGTGCTGGAAGATCAGTTTGGTTCATCACCCATGGTGCGGATGTATGCCACTGCATCGGGCAGTCCTTCGGCTAAAAATCCCTGGTTCAACGAAACGAACAGGCATCCCTATGCAGTAGGCTATCAGTTAAATCACGAAAGTGCGGCCACAGTAGCATATACTGAATATGTATTGAAATACTGGATGCAGGAGTACCATATAGACGGGTTCCGGTTCGACCAGTCGAAAGGCTTTACCCAAACCAATTCAGGCAACGACGCTGCCTGGTCGGCTTATGATGCCGGGCGGGTAGCCATCTGGACAAAATATATCAAATACATGCAAAGCCTGGATGCCGGCTTTTATATTATCCTGGAACACTTTGCGGCAGACCAGGAAGAGGCCGCGCTCGCCGGTTTGGGCGCCATTATGTGGAATAACCTGAACGGGAATGCCAACCAGGCTACCATGTCGTATAATGATGCCGGCGGTTCATGGGACCTTAAACGAATGTTCTACGATTCTCATGGGTTTACTACTCCATATAACCTGATGACATACATAGAGAGCCATGACGAAGAACGGCTGCAATATAAGAACGAGCAGTATGGCAATTACTCAGGTTCGTACAGGATCAAAGACCTGGCCACCGGGCTTGCCCGGCAACAACTGATCGCCGCATTTGAAATGGCTGCTCCCGGCCCAAAAATGCTGTGGCAGTTTGGAGAACTGGGGTACGACGTTTCCATCGACTACAATGGCCGTACAGGCAGTAAACCCATTTACTGGAACTACGCGAAAGATGCCAGCCGGCTGGCGTTGTATAACACTTATGCAAAGCTGATAAACCTGAAAAAGAAAAACTCCGTTTTTACTGCCACCAATTATTCGTATAAGCTGGATGGCGCCGTGAAAACCATTTCGCTCACGGGGTCCGACGGCACCAGTGTAATGGTGGTGGGCAATTTTGATGTAGTGGCTCAAACACCGGCTATCGCGTTCCCGCTTACAGGTACCTGGTACGATGATCTTTCAGGTGGAACGGTATCGGTAACCGCCACGCCTTATACCATAACACTGGCCCCGGGTGAGTATCATATTTACAGTAATACAATGCTGAAGCAGTAA
- a CDS encoding RagB/SusD family nutrient uptake outer membrane protein, whose product MKRFVNHILLFTASSLLLLASCNKNTILEPNDQVTAGAVYSTAAGYKSVLAKLYGAFALTGNNGPAGSGDIAGIDEGTSDFFRLFWCAQELPTDEAVVSWADAGLPDFHSMSWSASNTFLAGLYYRSTYQITLCNEFIRQCSDASLSSRGITGDSATMVRYYKQEARLLRAYQYWVLMDVFGNPPFSTEADALGSATPKQIDRASLYKYIMSELKDMEGSLAAPHKNEYGRADQAAAWALIARVALNAKVYTGTANWDDAVTYSKKVIDAGYSLVKDYTHLMLADNYNNTSEFILTINYDGNATQNYGGSTFMTHAPVGGSEKAAAFGIDGGWAGIRATGNLIDLFPAPTSTAFPNNGNPDTRAEYWMDGQTKAIADVSVYTNGYSMTKYRNVDVNGAMGKNINFADIDIPVFRLAEQYLIYAEATLRGGANGDASQALTYINKLRSRAYAGNGGTIAASDMTLNFLLDERGRELYWEGFRRTDLVRYDKFTDASYLWPWKGGSKNGVGVSAYRNLFPLPTADLSVNPNLKQNTGY is encoded by the coding sequence ATGAAACGATTTGTCAATCATATATTATTGTTCACAGCATCTTCGCTATTGCTGTTGGCTTCGTGCAACAAAAACACCATTCTTGAACCCAACGACCAGGTGACGGCTGGTGCGGTATACAGTACGGCAGCGGGCTATAAATCGGTGCTGGCAAAATTGTACGGGGCATTTGCGCTTACGGGTAACAATGGCCCTGCAGGCAGCGGTGATATTGCAGGTATCGACGAAGGTACTTCCGATTTTTTCAGGCTGTTCTGGTGTGCGCAGGAACTGCCTACAGACGAGGCCGTGGTGAGCTGGGCTGATGCGGGTTTGCCCGATTTTCATTCCATGAGCTGGTCGGCCTCCAATACCTTTCTTGCGGGATTGTATTATCGCAGTACCTATCAGATCACTTTGTGCAATGAGTTTATCCGCCAGTGTTCCGATGCCAGCCTCAGCAGCAGGGGCATAACTGGCGACAGTGCTACCATGGTGCGTTATTATAAACAGGAAGCCAGGTTGCTGCGGGCTTACCAGTATTGGGTGCTGATGGATGTTTTTGGCAATCCTCCTTTTTCAACCGAAGCGGATGCGTTGGGATCAGCAACACCTAAACAAATTGACCGGGCCTCGCTGTATAAATATATCATGAGCGAACTGAAGGATATGGAAGGCAGTCTGGCAGCTCCCCACAAGAACGAATATGGCCGGGCAGACCAGGCAGCGGCATGGGCCTTGATAGCACGGGTAGCACTGAACGCCAAAGTATATACAGGCACAGCAAACTGGGACGATGCCGTAACTTATTCAAAAAAGGTAATCGATGCAGGTTATTCCCTGGTAAAGGATTACACGCACCTGATGCTGGCCGATAATTACAACAATACATCGGAATTTATTTTAACCATCAACTATGATGGCAATGCCACCCAAAACTATGGCGGCTCTACGTTTATGACACATGCACCTGTGGGTGGATCGGAAAAAGCTGCTGCTTTTGGCATCGATGGTGGCTGGGCCGGCATCCGGGCCACGGGCAACCTCATCGATCTGTTCCCCGCGCCCACCAGTACGGCATTCCCCAACAACGGCAATCCCGACACGCGTGCAGAGTACTGGATGGATGGTCAAACCAAGGCCATTGCAGATGTAAGCGTGTATACCAATGGATATTCTATGACCAAATACCGCAATGTAGATGTGAATGGCGCAATGGGAAAGAACATCAATTTTGCCGACATCGATATTCCTGTTTTCCGTTTGGCTGAACAATACCTCATCTATGCCGAAGCAACTTTGCGTGGCGGCGCTAATGGCGATGCCTCGCAGGCGCTCACTTACATCAATAAACTAAGATCAAGGGCATACGCCGGTAATGGCGGAACAATCGCCGCTTCTGATATGACCCTGAACTTTCTGCTCGACGAGCGTGGCCGTGAATTATATTGGGAAGGCTTCCGCAGGACCGACCTGGTTCGTTACGACAAGTTTACCGATGCTTCATATCTGTGGCCATGGAAAGGCGGATCGAAAAATGGGGTAGGCGTATCGGCTTACCGCAATTTGTTTCCCCTGCCAACCGCTGACCTGAGTGTGAACCCCAACCTGAAACAAAATACCGGATACTAA
- a CDS encoding SusE domain-containing protein, translating to MKKIFMLCTALGTGLVLMLASCKKTGSLAYMGNATAGAVTASANKVVLDVSKMTVADTSILFTIKSASFGYDAAITNELQFDSVGDNWAKAVGVAMDAGASKLPYSTYKLNSLALKLGLPVNAAGQVLVRLKSTVSTVTVYSDPITLTVTPFSAASSVYVPGAYQGWSPAAADSLVSETSNGIYAGVINFTGSDFGFKITTAKNWTAAYGQGSTAGTVSLSGGNLTAPGNGGYLLTLNTDLLTLAYTPQWSVIGDAAGGWSTDTQMYLNKTNNSWYVTMKLTSDGTKTIKFRFKNDWGTNLGAGSGAGTLSSGGGNITIPATAAGGDNYTISINPTTLTYTLVKI from the coding sequence ATGAAAAAGATATTTATGCTTTGCACTGCATTGGGTACCGGTTTGGTGCTTATGCTGGCCTCCTGTAAAAAGACCGGTTCCCTGGCTTACATGGGCAATGCCACAGCCGGGGCGGTAACTGCTTCTGCTAACAAAGTGGTGCTGGATGTATCGAAGATGACTGTTGCTGATACCAGCATATTGTTTACCATTAAAAGCGCCAGCTTTGGTTACGATGCTGCCATTACCAATGAGCTGCAGTTCGATTCCGTTGGCGACAACTGGGCGAAGGCTGTTGGGGTGGCCATGGATGCCGGGGCCTCTAAGCTGCCATACTCTACTTACAAACTCAATTCACTGGCGCTAAAACTGGGCTTGCCCGTAAATGCTGCAGGGCAGGTACTGGTGCGGCTGAAAAGTACGGTGTCTACAGTAACAGTGTACAGCGATCCTATTACCTTAACGGTAACACCCTTCTCTGCGGCTTCTTCCGTTTATGTGCCCGGCGCCTACCAGGGATGGTCGCCTGCAGCAGCCGATAGCCTGGTTTCTGAAACCTCCAACGGCATCTACGCGGGCGTTATCAATTTCACCGGCAGCGATTTCGGGTTTAAGATCACCACGGCAAAGAACTGGACCGCGGCTTATGGGCAGGGTTCAACAGCAGGTACCGTTAGTTTATCAGGCGGCAATTTGACCGCCCCGGGTAATGGTGGTTATCTGTTAACATTGAATACCGATCTGCTCACCCTGGCTTATACGCCACAATGGAGCGTTATTGGTGATGCGGCCGGCGGTTGGAGCACCGACACCCAGATGTATCTTAACAAAACAAACAATTCCTGGTACGTAACCATGAAGCTGACCAGCGATGGCACCAAGACCATCAAATTCCGTTTCAAGAACGATTGGGGAACCAATTTAGGCGCAGGCTCCGGTGCGGGTACTCTGTCTTCTGGTGGCGGCAATATCACCATCCCGGCAACTGCAGCGGGTGGCGACAATTACACGATCTCGATCAACCCCACCACTTTGACATACACCTTAGTGAAAATCTAA
- a CDS encoding patatin-like phospholipase family protein, with the protein MSSISIENWGTLYDRYKDNGRQRKILSLDGGGMRGIITLEILHDMEQKLKKELNKEDDFVLSDFFDYIGGTSTGAIIAAGLSRGMRVQQLLDFYIDKGEAMFDPAFLLNKVKYFYNEGSLLKELKNTFGDKDIDVLSGDFKTLLLVVTMNRSTDSPWPISNNPDAKYNDRKRLDCNLRIPLYQLVRASTAAPAYFKPETLQWDPGNPEKTFVFVDGGVTPYNNPAFLLYKMATQAPYKLGWKTGEKNLLIVSVGTGSAPSPGAYGNIVNTLKNIPTNLMYTMQVDQDINCRTVGRCIYGAPIDREMGDLIPLDENSKVLPLENDANRHFSYIRYNADLSEEGLADLKLTGIDSDKVREMDSVKHIQDLQTIGKAVGATQVNVAAHFANFLNGTSV; encoded by the coding sequence ATGTCTTCCATTTCAATAGAAAATTGGGGTACTTTATACGACCGTTATAAAGATAACGGTCGACAACGTAAAATTCTCTCGCTCGACGGTGGTGGCATGAGGGGAATTATCACTCTTGAGATCCTGCATGATATGGAGCAAAAATTGAAGAAGGAATTAAATAAAGAAGATGATTTTGTGCTCTCCGACTTCTTCGATTACATTGGTGGAACCAGTACAGGCGCCATCATTGCAGCGGGGCTTTCCAGGGGCATGCGTGTACAACAGCTCCTCGATTTTTATATTGATAAGGGCGAAGCGATGTTCGACCCCGCGTTCCTGTTAAACAAAGTAAAGTACTTTTATAATGAGGGGTCGCTGCTGAAAGAATTGAAAAATACCTTCGGCGATAAAGACATCGACGTGCTTTCGGGCGATTTCAAAACGTTGCTGCTTGTAGTAACTATGAACCGCTCAACAGATTCTCCCTGGCCGATCAGCAATAATCCGGATGCTAAATATAACGACCGGAAACGCCTTGATTGCAACCTCCGTATTCCGCTTTATCAGTTGGTAAGGGCCAGTACAGCCGCACCAGCTTATTTCAAACCTGAAACATTACAGTGGGACCCCGGTAACCCCGAAAAAACATTCGTGTTCGTAGATGGTGGGGTAACACCCTATAATAATCCGGCTTTCCTGCTTTACAAGATGGCTACACAAGCACCCTACAAACTTGGTTGGAAAACGGGCGAGAAAAATTTATTAATTGTTTCTGTAGGCACCGGTTCGGCGCCAAGCCCCGGTGCATATGGCAACATTGTAAATACACTGAAAAATATACCCACAAACTTAATGTATACAATGCAGGTAGACCAGGATATTAACTGCAGAACAGTAGGCCGTTGCATTTACGGGGCTCCTATTGACCGTGAAATGGGTGACCTTATTCCATTGGATGAAAATAGTAAGGTGCTTCCACTGGAAAACGATGCTAACCGGCACTTCAGCTATATCCGGTACAATGCCGATTTAAGTGAAGAGGGCCTTGCCGATCTAAAGCTTACCGGAATAGACAGCGACAAAGTGCGTGAAATGGATTCCGTAAAACATATTCAGGACCTGCAGACAATTGGAAAAGCGGTAGGTGCCACACAAGTGAATGTAGCCGCACATTTTGCTAATTTTTTAAATGGAACCAGCGTATGA